A region from the Caldicellulosiruptor naganoensis genome encodes:
- the dnaN gene encoding DNA polymerase III subunit beta, with amino-acid sequence MRFVVDKEVLQDNISKVIYSAASTKVTSILECVLIEAEDVVVLTTNDMKMQIQTEFNAEILEKGAALVKAKLLSDIVKKLPSGDVEIIKEDNEVKVRCQKIEFRLPSLDPLDFPKMDRKPVDSYCEFVATEFEDAMDKVIFATSKDETRPTFTGVLFEREEDFVNLVGMDGHRLAICKLKPIEVDGEFSEIVPAENLDDITKIIDIEEADKVRVSFFENQALFEIGSTSIIVTLIAGRFFDYKNVIPTEYSTRISISSDVLESTLERASIVSKDEKTNVQAVIFEVSGMLFRVMSYSTDGRYEEDVLCDVEGKDIRIGFNVKYFLDVLKVLDGQVDLYITSNTSPSIVRPQDDQNYIYLVLPVKMPE; translated from the coding sequence ATGAGATTTGTTGTGGACAAAGAGGTTTTGCAAGACAATATTTCCAAGGTAATATATTCTGCAGCATCAACAAAGGTCACATCAATCTTAGAGTGTGTGCTTATTGAAGCAGAGGATGTTGTTGTGCTTACTACAAATGACATGAAAATGCAAATACAAACAGAGTTTAATGCTGAGATTTTAGAAAAAGGTGCTGCCCTTGTCAAAGCAAAGCTTTTGTCTGACATTGTGAAAAAGCTTCCATCTGGCGATGTTGAGATAATTAAAGAGGATAACGAAGTGAAAGTCAGGTGCCAGAAGATAGAGTTTAGGCTTCCAAGCTTAGACCCGCTTGATTTTCCAAAGATGGACAGAAAACCAGTTGACAGCTACTGTGAGTTTGTTGCAACAGAGTTCGAAGATGCTATGGACAAGGTTATATTTGCAACATCCAAGGATGAGACAAGGCCCACATTTACAGGTGTACTTTTCGAAAGAGAGGAAGATTTTGTAAACCTTGTGGGGATGGACGGGCACAGGCTTGCAATCTGCAAGTTAAAACCAATTGAGGTAGATGGTGAGTTTTCAGAGATTGTGCCTGCTGAGAACTTGGATGATATAACAAAGATAATAGACATCGAGGAAGCAGATAAGGTGAGGGTTTCGTTTTTTGAAAACCAAGCTTTGTTTGAGATAGGTTCAACAAGTATAATTGTAACCTTGATAGCTGGTAGGTTTTTTGACTACAAAAATGTCATTCCAACAGAGTATTCAACAAGAATTTCTATCTCGTCAGATGTTCTGGAGAGCACCTTGGAGAGAGCTTCAATTGTTTCAAAAGATGAAAAGACAAACGTCCAAGCAGTTATATTTGAAGTTTCAGGAATGTTATTTAGAGTAATGTCATATTCAACAGACGGTAGGTACGAGGAAGACGTTCTGTGTGATGTTGAAGGAAAGGACATCAGGATTGGATTTAACGTCAAGTACTTCTTAGATGTTTTAAAAGTTTTAGATGGGCAGGTTGACCTCTACATCACATCAAATACAAGCCCAAGCATCGTACGACCGCAGGACGACCAGAATTACATCTACCTTGTACTGCCTGTAAAGATGCCCGAATAA
- the recF gene encoding DNA replication/repair protein RecF (All proteins in this family for which functions are known are DNA-binding proteins that assist the filamentation of RecA onto DNA for the initiation of recombination or recombinational repair.), whose amino-acid sequence MILKSIYIENFRNHKQRFFEFKDGINLVLGKNASGKTNLLEAIYFCICGKSFKARDVNLINFESDYFKLEASIFQNDFEYKVFCYVDRLSQKRIMINEKKVNKLSELIEKFKFVYFEPDSTELIKQDPKVRRRFLDMEVAKIYPHMIKTFQDYQKALMSRNAFLKSYDKKDIIDVYDVELSKLGYQIAKKREETIKKLSEATKQVWYEVFEDKSTIDLVYRPSIESSSQEEYYNQLKKQFEKDLNFGFTTKGVHRDDFDVLINQKSAKEYASEGQIKLACIAIYLASAKLFERSVLLLDDIFSELDDEKRKNVLGLCRDYQAIITSAEEKESLISAGLIKDDINLVQL is encoded by the coding sequence ATGATATTAAAAAGTATCTATATTGAAAACTTTAGAAATCACAAGCAGAGATTTTTTGAGTTCAAAGATGGAATAAATTTGGTTTTAGGGAAAAACGCCTCAGGAAAGACAAACCTTCTTGAGGCTATATATTTTTGTATTTGTGGAAAGTCTTTTAAAGCAAGGGATGTAAATCTTATTAACTTTGAAAGTGACTATTTTAAGCTTGAGGCATCCATTTTTCAGAATGATTTTGAATATAAGGTATTCTGTTATGTAGACAGGCTTTCTCAAAAGAGAATAATGATAAATGAAAAGAAAGTTAATAAGTTATCTGAGCTTATAGAGAAGTTCAAGTTTGTATATTTTGAACCAGATTCAACCGAACTTATAAAACAGGACCCAAAGGTGCGCCGTAGGTTTTTAGACATGGAGGTTGCAAAGATCTATCCTCATATGATAAAAACCTTTCAGGACTATCAAAAAGCCTTGATGAGCAGAAACGCTTTTTTGAAAAGTTACGATAAAAAGGATATAATAGATGTGTACGATGTAGAGCTTTCTAAACTGGGGTATCAGATAGCTAAAAAGAGAGAAGAGACAATAAAAAAGCTGTCTGAGGCGACAAAACAGGTTTGGTATGAGGTGTTTGAAGACAAAAGTACAATCGACCTTGTGTACAGACCGTCGATTGAATCATCAAGTCAAGAAGAATATTACAACCAACTTAAAAAGCAGTTTGAAAAAGACCTCAACTTTGGATTTACGACAAAAGGGGTTCACAGAGACGATTTTGATGTTCTTATAAACCAAAAAAGTGCAAAAGAGTACGCGTCAGAAGGACAGATTAAGCTTGCATGTATTGCAATATATCTTGCCTCTGCAAAGCTCTTTGAAAGATCAGTTTTGCTTTTAGACGACATTTTCTCAGAACTTGATGATGAAAAGAGGAAAAATGTGCTTGGGCTATGCCGGGATTATCAAGCTATTATAACCTCTGCAGAGGAAAAGGAAAGTTTAATAAGTGCAGGACTTATTAAGGATGATATAAATCTTGTTCAACTATGA
- the remB gene encoding extracellular matrix regulator RemB yields MFAHIGEDYVINSSELLLIMNYDIFMSSEDNLKILEKLKSEDRVVVINDDLKKSILLLEIDGRLYAIVSPVSSTTLAKRFVNFNSYVDNYLDMT; encoded by the coding sequence ATGTTTGCTCATATAGGAGAGGATTATGTTATCAACAGCTCTGAGCTTCTTTTGATAATGAACTATGATATTTTTATGAGCTCTGAGGACAACTTAAAGATTTTAGAAAAACTAAAGAGTGAAGATAGAGTTGTTGTTATAAACGACGACTTGAAAAAATCTATACTACTTCTTGAGATTGATGGAAGACTTTATGCCATTGTCTCTCCGGTTTCATCAACAACACTTGCAAAAAGATTTGTCAATTTCAACTCATATGTAGACAACTACCTTGATATGACATAA
- the gyrB gene encoding DNA topoisomerase (ATP-hydrolyzing) subunit B, translating into MDTTKNPKKEYTASEIQVLEGLEAVRKRPGMYIGSTSQRGLHHLVYEIVDNAIDEAMAGFCKNIDVIIHKDNSVTVVDDGRGIPVDIHPKLQKSGVEVVFTVLHAGGKFNESVYKVSGGLHGVGASVVNALSRYLEVEVYRDGKIYYQKYERGKPVCELKVIGKADRTGTKVTFLPDDEIFETIEFDAEVLLQRFRELAFLNKGIRITFTDEREKNPKTIELKYNGGIAEFVKYLNRNKEVLHPDPIYIEGEKNQILIEVAIQYTDEFGENIYSFANNIATIDGGTHLVGFKAAVTKAVNEYAKKYNFVKGDNQLLGEDIRDGMTAVVSVKIHEPQFEGQTKTKLGNSEARWAVESLVSEKLAAFLEENPDVSKKIIDKALLAAKAREEAKKARELVIKRKSALDSSNLPGKLADCSEKDPAKCEIFIVEGDSAGGSAKQGRDRRYQAILPLWGKMLNVEKASPDKIYSNDKLLPLIQALGCGIGNDIDLKKLRYHKVIIMADADVDGSHIRTLLLTFFYRYMRPLVENGHIYIAQPPLYKITKGKQVRYAYNDKELQKILQEMKDAQVQRFKGLGEMNAQELWETTMDPARRILLRVELEDAVMAEEIFTILMGEKVEPRREFIEKNAKYVRNLDI; encoded by the coding sequence TTGGATACCACAAAAAATCCAAAGAAAGAATACACTGCAAGTGAAATACAGGTCCTAGAAGGGCTTGAAGCGGTAAGGAAACGTCCTGGAATGTATATAGGCTCAACATCCCAGCGAGGACTTCATCACTTGGTATATGAAATTGTCGACAATGCAATTGACGAGGCAATGGCAGGATTTTGTAAGAATATTGATGTTATCATTCACAAGGACAATTCCGTAACTGTAGTAGACGATGGACGTGGGATTCCTGTTGACATTCATCCAAAACTTCAAAAAAGTGGTGTTGAAGTAGTTTTCACTGTACTTCACGCAGGCGGAAAGTTTAATGAGAGCGTGTATAAAGTGTCTGGCGGCCTGCACGGTGTTGGTGCATCTGTTGTTAATGCACTTTCAAGATACTTAGAGGTTGAAGTCTACAGAGACGGAAAAATATATTACCAAAAATATGAAAGAGGAAAACCGGTATGTGAACTAAAGGTAATCGGTAAGGCTGATAGAACAGGCACAAAGGTTACATTCCTGCCAGACGATGAAATATTCGAGACAATTGAGTTTGATGCAGAAGTGCTTTTACAGCGTTTTCGCGAGCTTGCTTTTCTAAACAAAGGTATAAGAATCACCTTTACCGATGAGAGAGAAAAAAATCCGAAAACGATTGAGCTAAAGTACAATGGCGGTATTGCAGAGTTTGTAAAGTATTTAAACCGCAACAAAGAAGTTTTGCATCCCGACCCAATTTATATTGAAGGTGAGAAAAACCAGATTTTGATTGAAGTTGCAATACAATACACAGACGAGTTTGGTGAAAACATCTATTCATTTGCAAACAACATTGCAACAATAGATGGCGGTACACATTTGGTTGGCTTTAAAGCTGCTGTGACAAAAGCGGTTAATGAGTATGCAAAAAAGTATAACTTTGTAAAAGGAGACAATCAGCTTTTAGGTGAAGATATCAGAGATGGCATGACAGCGGTTGTATCTGTTAAGATTCACGAGCCGCAATTTGAAGGCCAAACCAAAACAAAGCTCGGGAACAGTGAAGCACGCTGGGCAGTTGAAAGTTTGGTTTCTGAAAAGCTTGCAGCATTTTTAGAAGAAAATCCTGATGTGTCAAAAAAGATAATAGATAAAGCACTTTTGGCGGCAAAAGCGCGCGAGGAGGCAAAAAAGGCAAGAGAGCTTGTTATAAAGAGAAAATCTGCTTTAGACAGCTCAAACTTGCCCGGCAAGCTTGCAGACTGCTCAGAAAAAGACCCTGCTAAATGCGAGATATTCATTGTAGAGGGTGACTCTGCAGGCGGTTCTGCAAAGCAAGGAAGAGACAGGCGCTATCAGGCAATCTTGCCTCTTTGGGGTAAGATGCTAAACGTTGAAAAAGCAAGCCCTGACAAGATTTATTCAAATGACAAGCTACTTCCTTTAATTCAGGCATTGGGTTGTGGTATTGGGAACGACATTGACCTCAAGAAACTGAGATATCACAAAGTAATCATCATGGCTGATGCTGACGTTGATGGGTCTCACATAAGAACGCTGCTTTTGACATTCTTCTACAGGTACATGAGACCTCTTGTAGAAAATGGGCACATTTACATTGCCCAGCCACCGCTATACAAGATAACAAAAGGAAAACAGGTTCGATATGCGTATAATGATAAGGAACTTCAAAAAATCCTGCAAGAGATGAAGGATGCACAGGTTCAGCGTTTCAAAGGTCTTGGTGAGATGAACGCACAGGAGCTGTGGGAGACAACCATGGACCCTGCAAGAAGGATTCTTTTGAGGGTTGAGCTTGAAGATGCTGTCATGGCAGAGGAGATATTCACAATCCTCATGGGCGAGAAGGTTGAGCCAAGAAGAGAGTTTATTGAGAAAAATGCTAAGTATGTAAGGAATTTGGATATATAA
- the gyrA gene encoding DNA gyrase subunit A, which produces MEELDFRIIPVEIQEEMKRSYIDYAMSVIVSRALPDVRDGLKPVHRRILYAMNEIGLTPDKPYRKSATVVGHVLAKYHPHGDAAVYESLVRMAQDFSMRHPLVDGHGNFGSIDGDPPAAMRYTEARMSKIAVEMLRDIEKETVDFMPNFDESAKEPKVLPSRFPNLLVNGSQGIAVGMATNIPPHNLAEVVDAIVYMLDHPDASLDDIMKIIKGPDFPTGGFIIGKKGIKEAYSTGKGKIVVRGKATIEQTSKGRQRIVITELPYMVNKARLIEKIAELVRDKKIEGISDIRDESDKEGLRIVIEIKKDADANVVLKQLYKNTQLQDTFGIIMLALVDNQPKVLTLLDMISYYIEHQKDVIVRRTKYDLKKAEERAHILEGLKKALDHIDEIISIIRSSKMVNEAKERLIERFGFTEVQAQAILDMRLQRLTGLERQKVEEELVELLKMIEYYKNVLASEEMVKEVIKKEILEIKEKYKDERRTKIIQGEQEDFEEEELIQEQDTVITLTHFGYIKRLPLDTYKSQKRGGKGITGISTREEDFVEEVFVTTTHHYILFFTDKGKVYKLRAYEVPEASRQAKGTAIVNLIQIEKDEKITACMTVKDFKDGYLIMCTKNGTIKKVLLSEFENTGKSGKKAITLLEDDCLIDVKLTSGNDEMVLVSSSGYCVVFNEHDVRVMGRSAQGVKAMTLEDGDFIVGMEKASDGKYLLCVTENGFGKRSDIEEYRKTKRGAKGVLTYKVTEKTGRIVDIKMVNDEDEIMLCSTDGVVIRLEVQQIPVQGRSTQGVKLMRIDGDEIKVSSIARIRDDR; this is translated from the coding sequence ATGGAAGAGCTTGATTTCAGGATAATTCCTGTTGAGATACAAGAAGAGATGAAACGAAGCTATATAGACTATGCAATGAGCGTAATTGTATCTCGTGCACTGCCAGATGTAAGAGATGGCTTAAAGCCTGTTCACAGAAGGATTCTCTATGCAATGAACGAGATTGGACTTACACCAGACAAGCCTTACAGAAAGTCTGCAACGGTTGTCGGACATGTTCTTGCTAAATACCATCCACACGGCGATGCTGCGGTGTATGAAAGCTTGGTGAGAATGGCACAGGACTTTTCTATGCGCCATCCACTTGTTGACGGGCATGGAAACTTTGGGTCGATTGATGGCGACCCACCTGCTGCTATGCGTTATACTGAAGCGCGCATGAGCAAAATTGCGGTAGAGATGCTGCGCGATATTGAAAAAGAAACGGTCGATTTTATGCCAAACTTTGACGAGTCTGCAAAAGAGCCGAAAGTATTGCCATCGCGCTTTCCAAACCTTCTTGTAAACGGAAGCCAGGGCATCGCAGTTGGTATGGCAACAAACATTCCACCTCACAACTTGGCAGAAGTTGTTGACGCGATTGTGTACATGCTTGACCATCCAGATGCTAGCTTAGATGACATTATGAAGATAATTAAAGGACCTGATTTTCCAACAGGTGGGTTTATAATCGGTAAAAAAGGGATAAAAGAGGCATATTCAACTGGCAAAGGTAAAATAGTGGTACGTGGAAAGGCTACGATTGAGCAAACATCTAAGGGAAGACAGAGGATAGTTATAACAGAGCTTCCTTACATGGTGAACAAAGCACGACTTATTGAAAAAATTGCTGAGCTTGTGCGGGACAAGAAAATTGAAGGAATTTCAGATATTAGAGATGAGTCAGACAAAGAAGGGTTGAGGATTGTAATTGAAATAAAAAAGGATGCCGATGCAAATGTTGTGCTAAAACAGCTATACAAAAATACCCAGCTTCAGGACACATTTGGAATAATAATGCTTGCACTTGTTGACAACCAGCCAAAGGTACTAACTCTTTTAGATATGATAAGCTACTACATTGAACATCAAAAGGATGTAATTGTAAGACGAACAAAATATGACCTTAAAAAAGCTGAAGAGAGAGCTCATATTTTAGAAGGTCTCAAAAAAGCGCTTGACCATATAGATGAGATTATCTCAATCATTCGTTCATCGAAAATGGTAAATGAAGCAAAGGAAAGACTAATTGAAAGGTTTGGATTTACAGAGGTCCAAGCTCAGGCAATACTTGATATGAGACTGCAAAGACTTACCGGGCTTGAAAGACAAAAGGTAGAAGAAGAGCTTGTGGAGCTTCTTAAGATGATTGAGTATTACAAGAACGTGCTTGCAAGTGAGGAGATGGTAAAGGAGGTTATTAAGAAAGAGATTTTAGAGATAAAAGAAAAGTACAAAGACGAAAGAAGGACAAAGATAATTCAAGGCGAACAAGAAGACTTTGAGGAAGAAGAGCTCATTCAAGAGCAGGACACAGTGATTACACTTACTCACTTTGGGTACATCAAAAGACTTCCGCTTGACACATACAAGAGCCAGAAAAGAGGTGGCAAGGGTATAACGGGAATCTCAACAAGGGAAGAGGATTTTGTTGAAGAGGTATTTGTCACAACAACTCATCATTACATCTTGTTCTTTACAGACAAAGGAAAAGTGTACAAACTGAGAGCTTACGAAGTTCCTGAGGCGTCAAGGCAGGCAAAAGGTACTGCAATTGTAAATCTCATTCAAATAGAAAAAGATGAGAAAATTACAGCTTGCATGACTGTAAAAGACTTCAAAGATGGCTACTTGATTATGTGCACCAAAAACGGCACGATTAAAAAGGTACTTTTGAGCGAGTTTGAAAACACAGGCAAGTCAGGCAAGAAGGCAATAACTTTGCTTGAGGATGACTGCTTGATTGATGTAAAACTAACATCTGGCAATGACGAGATGGTTCTTGTTTCAAGCTCAGGCTACTGTGTTGTTTTCAATGAACACGATGTAAGAGTTATGGGAAGGTCGGCACAGGGCGTCAAGGCTATGACACTTGAAGATGGCGACTTTATTGTTGGAATGGAAAAGGCAAGCGATGGAAAGTATCTTTTGTGCGTTACAGAAAACGGGTTTGGAAAGCGAAGTGACATTGAAGAATACAGGAAGACAAAACGCGGTGCAAAAGGAGTTTTGACGTACAAGGTCACAGAAAAGACGGGCAGGATTGTTGATATAAAGATGGTGAATGACGAGGATGAGATAATGCTGTGCTCAACAGATGGAGTGGTTATAAGGCTGGAAGTACAGCAGATTCCTGTGCAGGGAAGGTCAACACAAGGTGTCAAGCTCATGAGAATTGACGGGGATGAGATAAAAGTCTCTTCAATTGCAAGAATTAGAGACGATAGGTAA
- a CDS encoding rhomboid family intramembrane serine protease, with the protein MIPLKDTIPSREKPFMTWLLILINVFVFLHQVSLPPELAQQFVYKYGFVPDRFTYYLQHGILTAISVSTSSILTSMFLHGSWMHLISNMWSLWLFGDNVEDRVGHFKFLIFYILSGISASLTHWFFNATSDIPTVGASGAISGVMGAYFLMFPLSRIVTLIPLGFIPLFIEIPALFYLGIWFLSQVSSGILELFGPVFGSGIAWWAHIGGFLFGMFTINFFKKKYRRYNNFFDDEIFFYRYY; encoded by the coding sequence ATGATACCTTTAAAAGACACAATCCCAAGTCGCGAAAAACCTTTTATGACCTGGCTGCTGATATTAATTAATGTTTTTGTATTTTTACACCAGGTCTCTCTGCCACCTGAACTTGCCCAGCAGTTTGTATACAAATACGGATTTGTCCCAGATAGATTTACTTACTATCTACAGCACGGGATTTTGACGGCTATTAGTGTTTCAACCAGTTCAATTTTAACGTCGATGTTTTTGCACGGAAGCTGGATGCATCTTATTTCAAACATGTGGAGCTTGTGGCTGTTTGGCGACAATGTAGAAGACAGGGTAGGACACTTCAAGTTCTTAATATTTTACATTTTAAGCGGGATTTCAGCATCACTTACTCACTGGTTTTTCAACGCAACCTCTGATATTCCAACAGTTGGTGCATCTGGTGCAATATCAGGTGTGATGGGCGCATACTTTTTGATGTTTCCTCTGTCAAGGATTGTGACATTGATACCTCTTGGGTTTATTCCACTTTTTATTGAGATACCAGCACTTTTCTATCTTGGGATATGGTTTTTGTCGCAAGTGTCATCTGGAATACTTGAGCTGTTTGGGCCTGTGTTTGGAAGCGGCATTGCCTGGTGGGCTCATATAGGTGGGTTTTTGTTTGGCATGTTTACTATTAATTTCTTCAAGAAAAAGTACAGAAGGTACAACAATTTCTTTGACGATGAGATTTTCTTTTATAGGTACTATTAA
- a CDS encoding SDH family Clp fold serine proteinase: MNFWDILVLYLIFTSLQPVMKQRMLESTRQKLIAKIEKKRGSRVILLVHRQETMSFLGFPIYKYIDINDSEEVIRAIEMTDPSVPLDIILHTPGGLVLASLQIARAIKRHKGKVTVHIPHHAMSGGTLIALAADEIVMAPDAVLGPVDPQIGEFPAVSILEVVKQKPITEIDDRTLILADVAKKAIRQTKNAVLELLSGNYPDDVAEKIATELVEGKYTHDYPITYEKAKEMGLKVSCCIDKEIQQLMSLYPQPIVKKSSVEYLWYPKGR, from the coding sequence ATGAATTTTTGGGATATATTGGTACTATACTTAATTTTCACCTCACTGCAACCTGTTATGAAACAAAGAATGTTAGAATCAACAAGGCAAAAACTTATTGCGAAGATAGAGAAAAAAAGAGGCTCAAGAGTAATTTTGCTTGTCCACAGGCAAGAAACCATGAGTTTTTTAGGCTTTCCTATCTATAAGTACATTGACATAAATGACTCAGAAGAGGTAATAAGGGCAATTGAAATGACAGACCCATCTGTGCCACTTGATATTATCCTTCACACACCCGGCGGGCTTGTTTTGGCTTCACTTCAGATTGCAAGGGCAATAAAAAGGCACAAGGGCAAAGTGACAGTCCATATTCCTCACCACGCAATGTCAGGCGGAACTTTAATTGCCTTGGCGGCAGACGAGATTGTAATGGCACCGGATGCGGTTTTAGGCCCTGTGGACCCGCAGATTGGTGAGTTTCCTGCTGTGTCAATATTAGAGGTTGTAAAGCAAAAGCCAATAACTGAGATTGACGACAGAACGCTTATTTTAGCTGATGTTGCAAAAAAGGCTATAAGACAGACAAAAAACGCTGTTTTGGAGCTTTTGAGCGGGAACTATCCAGACGATGTTGCAGAGAAAATTGCAACAGAGCTTGTTGAGGGAAAATACACACATGATTATCCAATTACCTACGAAAAGGCAAAAGAGATGGGCCTGAAAGTCAGCTGCTGTATAGACAAAGAAATCCAGCAGTTAATGAGCTTATACCCTCAGCCTATTGTAAAAAAGTCATCTGTTGAGTATTTGTGGTATCCAAAAGGAAGATAA
- a CDS encoding Rpn family recombination-promoting nuclease/putative transposase produces the protein MKRLDEIGIFKNLTEDQLEKIDKSYVLPDFYQEESDLLYKVSLKEKEIIFYILFEHQSSVDHSMPLRLLFYITDIYRDYIKDFDRVEIKKKGFTLPAVVPIVFYDGEDRWTAARRLKEKILGFEEFGNCVIDFEYILIDLNQAESILQVKDILSLILKLNRIKRYDELERLILELGEYLLGAEEKEIEVLKVCLPAALRELDEIEIEAAKRAIDESVRGGEKVMPLFQNLRKIREELIFEGLQQGLQQGFEQSRIETAERMILKGYKDEEIAEITGLSLEKIKELRAKHRN, from the coding sequence TTGAAAAGACTTGATGAGATTGGAATATTTAAAAATCTCACAGAAGACCAGCTTGAAAAAATTGATAAAAGCTATGTGCTGCCTGACTTTTATCAAGAAGAAAGCGATTTGCTTTACAAAGTAAGTCTTAAAGAAAAAGAAATTATCTTTTACATTTTGTTTGAACACCAGTCTTCAGTTGACCATTCAATGCCCTTGAGGCTTTTGTTCTACATCACAGATATATACAGAGACTATATCAAGGATTTTGACAGAGTGGAAATAAAGAAAAAGGGATTTACATTGCCGGCAGTTGTGCCGATAGTATTTTACGACGGGGAAGACAGGTGGACAGCCGCAAGAAGACTTAAGGAAAAGATTTTAGGATTTGAGGAGTTTGGAAATTGCGTAATTGATTTTGAGTATATATTGATTGACTTAAACCAAGCAGAAAGCATTTTGCAAGTAAAAGACATACTGAGCTTAATATTGAAGCTCAACAGGATAAAAAGGTATGATGAGTTAGAGAGGCTAATTTTAGAGCTTGGAGAATATTTACTGGGTGCAGAGGAGAAGGAGATAGAGGTATTGAAGGTATGTTTGCCAGCTGCTTTGAGAGAGCTTGATGAGATAGAAATTGAGGCTGCCAAAAGAGCGATTGATGAGAGTGTAAGAGGGGGTGAAAAAGTTATGCCACTATTTCAGAATTTGAGAAAGATAAGAGAAGAGTTGATTTTTGAAGGACTTCAGCAAGGACTTCAGCAAGGTTTTGAGCAGAGCAGAATAGAGACAGCTGAGAGGATGATTTTAAAAGGTTACAAAGATGAGGAGATAGCAGAGATTACAGGACTTTCGCTTGAGAAAATAAAAGAACTTCGTGCAAAACATAGAAATTGA
- a CDS encoding helix-turn-helix transcriptional regulator: protein MPEFNPFINDFNKLRNFSRLVYLYGCYSREDAELFKIGKRTFDEELRRMRVFLKEDEYLSVEKEGKKVLPCIVEDFFKEVENPLINIYFSKTSTPLQTTLFFMILQILNSSKDKKASTNEIVDKIYFALDERTKDKAIDSSIKRTLKEMQSIGVIKFLRKEKVYVLSNTIEKLFSGFSKDELKNIYLSVLFFINTNVPNVPGWFLKESLEKYLLKNGEEEFVKEANQLFWFTYVPHHYVLDEELVWKFWQAASSGRKIKVWYYPRSKNEIKEYTCIPLRIIYDVKLGRWYFIVLNENEINTLPASRVEKIEILDETFDKNIFKEYWKIIEKCFFVSVPLKKTGFKKIKLKYILDDKEASFNFVLNRVKRELKDAKIDIVSQNEFVVEYELSNLKEFKPWIRSFSHRVVVEDGSEDSSKLRQEIIEEWKEILKNYGNIQ from the coding sequence ATGCCGGAGTTTAATCCTTTTATAAACGACTTTAACAAGCTCAGAAACTTTTCGCGACTTGTATATTTGTATGGATGTTATTCACGAGAAGATGCTGAGCTTTTTAAGATAGGTAAAAGAACATTTGATGAAGAGCTCAGGCGTATGAGAGTGTTTTTAAAAGAAGATGAGTATCTGTCGGTCGAAAAAGAAGGCAAGAAGGTTTTGCCATGTATAGTTGAAGATTTTTTCAAAGAAGTGGAAAATCCGCTTATCAATATATATTTTTCAAAAACCTCAACTCCGCTTCAAACAACATTGTTTTTCATGATTCTTCAGATTTTGAATTCTTCAAAAGACAAAAAAGCATCTACAAATGAAATAGTGGATAAAATTTACTTTGCTCTTGATGAAAGAACAAAGGACAAAGCTATTGACTCAAGTATAAAAAGGACATTGAAGGAAATGCAAAGTATAGGGGTTATAAAATTTTTAAGAAAAGAGAAAGTTTATGTTTTGTCGAATACTATAGAAAAACTTTTTTCAGGGTTTTCAAAAGATGAGCTAAAAAACATCTACCTGTCGGTTTTATTTTTTATAAACACAAATGTGCCGAATGTTCCGGGATGGTTTTTAAAAGAGAGCTTGGAAAAATATCTCTTGAAAAATGGTGAAGAAGAGTTTGTAAAAGAAGCCAATCAGCTGTTTTGGTTTACATATGTGCCTCATCATTATGTTTTAGATGAAGAGCTTGTATGGAAATTTTGGCAGGCAGCCTCAAGTGGCAGAAAAATAAAAGTTTGGTACTATCCAAGAAGCAAAAATGAAATAAAAGAGTATACTTGTATTCCACTCAGAATCATTTACGATGTAAAACTTGGCAGATGGTATTTTATTGTGCTAAATGAAAATGAAATAAATACTCTTCCTGCCTCAAGGGTAGAAAAAATAGAAATTTTAGATGAGACATTTGACAAAAACATTTTCAAAGAATACTGGAAAATTATTGAAAAGTGCTTTTTTGTGTCTGTTCCACTCAAAAAGACAGGGTTTAAAAAAATAAAACTAAAGTACATCCTTGATGATAAAGAGGCCAGCTTTAACTTTGTATTGAACAGGGTAAAAAGAGAACTAAAGGATGCAAAAATAGATATAGTAAGCCAAAATGAATTTGTTGTAGAGTATGAGCTTAGTAACTTAAAAGAATTCAAACCATGGATAAGAAGCTTTTCACACAGAGTTGTTGTTGAAGATGGCAGCGAAGACTCAAGTAAGCTCAGACAAGAAATAATTGAGGAGTGGAAGGAGATTTTGAAGAACTATGGAAATATTCAGTGA